A genomic region of Sciurus carolinensis chromosome 7, mSciCar1.2, whole genome shotgun sequence contains the following coding sequences:
- the Rwdd2a gene encoding RWD domain-containing protein 2A isoform X4, whose protein sequence is MPHNYPFVALQLFGRSSELDRQQQLLLNKGLTSYIGTFDPGELCVCAAIQWLQDNSASYFLNRKLVYEPSTQAKPVKNTFLRMWIYSHHIYHQDLRKKILEVGKRLDVTGFCMTGKPGIICVEGFKEHCEEFWHTIRYPNWKHISCKHAESMETEGNGEDLRLFHSFEELLLEAHGDYGLRNDYHMNLGQFLEFLKKHKSEHVFQILFGIESKSSES, encoded by the coding sequence ATGCCTCACAACTACCCCTTCGTAGCATTGCAGCTGTTTGGACGGTCATCTGAGCTTGACAGACAACAGCAGCTACTTCTCAACAAAGGTCTCACTTCTTATATAGGGACTTTTGATCCAGGTGAGCTCTGTGTATGCGCGGCAATCCAGTGGCTACAGGACAACAGTGCATCCTATTTCCTGAACAGAAAACTTGTGTATGAACCATCTACACAAGCAAAGCCTGTCAAGAACACATTCCTCCGAATGTGGATCTACAGTCACCATATATATCACCAGGACTTAAGGAAAAAGATTTTGGAAGTAGGGAAAAGGTTAGATGTCACTGGATTTTGCATGACAGGAAAGCCTGGTATAATATGTGTGGAGGGTTTCAAAGAGCACTGTGAGGAATTCTGGCACACAATTAGATATCCCAATTGGAAGCATATTTCTTGCAAGCATGCTGAAAGCATGGAGACAGAAGGAAATGGCGAGGACCTGCgccttttccattcttttgaagAATTACTTCTTGAGGCCCATGGTGACTATGGATTAAGAAATGATTATCATATGAATCTGGGCCAGTTCTTAGAATTTCTCAAAAAGCACAAAAGTGAGCAtgtttttcagatattatttgGTATTGAAAGCAAAAGTTCAGAGTCCTAA
- the Rwdd2a gene encoding RWD domain-containing protein 2A isoform X1 — MSATVKESLQLQLLEMEMLFSMFPNQGEVKLEDVNALTNIKRYLEGRREALPPKIEFVITLQIEEPKVKIDLQVTMPHNYPFVALQLFGRSSELDRQQQLLLNKGLTSYIGTFDPGELCVCAAIQWLQDNSASYFLNRKLVYEPSTQAKPVKNTFLRMWIYSHHIYHQDLRKKILEVGKRLDVTGFCMTGKPGIICVEGFKEHCEEFWHTIRYPNWKHISCKHAESMETEGNGEDLRLFHSFEELLLEAHGDYGLRNDYHMNLGQFLEFLKKHKSEHVFQILFGIESKSSES; from the exons AAGGAGAAGTAAAACTTGAAGATGTAAATGCCCTAACGAATATAAAGAGATATTTGGAAGGCAGAAGGGAGGCGCTACCACCAAAAATCGAATTCGTGATTACGCTCCAGATAGAGGAGCCCAAG gtGAAAATTGATTTGCAAGTAACCATGCCTCACAACTACCCCTTCGTAGCATTGCAGCTGTTTGGACGGTCATCTGAGCTTGACAGACAACAGCAGCTACTTCTCAACAAAGGTCTCACTTCTTATATAGGGACTTTTGATCCAGGTGAGCTCTGTGTATGCGCGGCAATCCAGTGGCTACAGGACAACAGTGCATCCTATTTCCTGAACAGAAAACTTGTGTATGAACCATCTACACAAGCAAAGCCTGTCAAGAACACATTCCTCCGAATGTGGATCTACAGTCACCATATATATCACCAGGACTTAAGGAAAAAGATTTTGGAAGTAGGGAAAAGGTTAGATGTCACTGGATTTTGCATGACAGGAAAGCCTGGTATAATATGTGTGGAGGGTTTCAAAGAGCACTGTGAGGAATTCTGGCACACAATTAGATATCCCAATTGGAAGCATATTTCTTGCAAGCATGCTGAAAGCATGGAGACAGAAGGAAATGGCGAGGACCTGCgccttttccattcttttgaagAATTACTTCTTGAGGCCCATGGTGACTATGGATTAAGAAATGATTATCATATGAATCTGGGCCAGTTCTTAGAATTTCTCAAAAAGCACAAAAGTGAGCAtgtttttcagatattatttgGTATTGAAAGCAAAAGTTCAGAGTCCTAA
- the Rwdd2a gene encoding RWD domain-containing protein 2A isoform X3: MVIHFNGTLNFSMVKIDLQVTMPHNYPFVALQLFGRSSELDRQQQLLLNKGLTSYIGTFDPGELCVCAAIQWLQDNSASYFLNRKLVYEPSTQAKPVKNTFLRMWIYSHHIYHQDLRKKILEVGKRLDVTGFCMTGKPGIICVEGFKEHCEEFWHTIRYPNWKHISCKHAESMETEGNGEDLRLFHSFEELLLEAHGDYGLRNDYHMNLGQFLEFLKKHKSEHVFQILFGIESKSSES; the protein is encoded by the exons ATGGTTATACACTTCAATGGAACCCTGAACTTTTCCATG gtGAAAATTGATTTGCAAGTAACCATGCCTCACAACTACCCCTTCGTAGCATTGCAGCTGTTTGGACGGTCATCTGAGCTTGACAGACAACAGCAGCTACTTCTCAACAAAGGTCTCACTTCTTATATAGGGACTTTTGATCCAGGTGAGCTCTGTGTATGCGCGGCAATCCAGTGGCTACAGGACAACAGTGCATCCTATTTCCTGAACAGAAAACTTGTGTATGAACCATCTACACAAGCAAAGCCTGTCAAGAACACATTCCTCCGAATGTGGATCTACAGTCACCATATATATCACCAGGACTTAAGGAAAAAGATTTTGGAAGTAGGGAAAAGGTTAGATGTCACTGGATTTTGCATGACAGGAAAGCCTGGTATAATATGTGTGGAGGGTTTCAAAGAGCACTGTGAGGAATTCTGGCACACAATTAGATATCCCAATTGGAAGCATATTTCTTGCAAGCATGCTGAAAGCATGGAGACAGAAGGAAATGGCGAGGACCTGCgccttttccattcttttgaagAATTACTTCTTGAGGCCCATGGTGACTATGGATTAAGAAATGATTATCATATGAATCTGGGCCAGTTCTTAGAATTTCTCAAAAAGCACAAAAGTGAGCAtgtttttcagatattatttgGTATTGAAAGCAAAAGTTCAGAGTCCTAA